In Saccharolobus solfataricus, a genomic segment contains:
- a CDS encoding ABC1 kinase family protein, whose protein sequence is MIRRLLEVFFKLAPRVLAYREFRNKILKEIPIDEKEMAEEAKKFVDTLIELGPTFIKFGQILSVRPDIMPETYIKELARLQDEVPPAPFSQVSKIIDEELGNSVKILKELSSASLGQVYLGEYNGKIVAIKVNRPGIKETVNEDIQVVKKLLPLLRFVFDESFIEIIKVFLEEFSRRIFEEMDYTKEAFYLNKIKEELSDYPSLRIPSIIKATKRVLVMEYIKGYKVTSEEAKKIVDNRILAYRVFRLFMYMLLNKDYFHADPHPGNIAVDEQGNLVLYDFGMSGKIDEKTRNLLIRAYVAMIRMDADSLVRVLDELGAIQPFADRRVLAKGLRLFMQAMQGIEVSELELEDFMKLADQVFFKFPLRMPSKLVLPFRMVNVLDGTCREIDKDFDFVKSSITFLEEEGYTTKVVIEQVRELVNGIWNRFRSFLLSYSQQQELINIQSSRKGSAITNYIPQMILVITIIFYAITKDIIITLLMVILAFSISLSGRKNT, encoded by the coding sequence GTGATTAGAAGATTACTGGAAGTGTTTTTCAAATTGGCCCCTAGAGTACTAGCGTATAGAGAGTTTAGAAATAAAATCCTAAAGGAAATTCCAATCGATGAAAAAGAGATGGCAGAAGAGGCTAAGAAATTTGTTGACACGCTAATTGAACTAGGTCCCACATTCATCAAGTTCGGACAAATTCTTTCAGTTAGACCTGACATTATGCCGGAAACGTATATTAAAGAATTAGCCAGATTACAAGATGAAGTCCCACCTGCTCCATTTAGCCAAGTAAGTAAAATTATCGATGAGGAACTCGGCAATAGTGTAAAAATTTTAAAAGAACTGTCTTCAGCGTCTTTAGGTCAAGTCTATCTAGGAGAATATAATGGAAAGATCGTTGCTATTAAGGTAAATAGACCTGGAATAAAGGAAACTGTAAATGAAGATATTCAAGTAGTAAAGAAATTGTTGCCACTCCTTAGATTTGTATTTGATGAATCATTCATCGAAATAATAAAAGTATTCCTAGAAGAATTTTCCAGAAGAATATTTGAAGAAATGGATTATACTAAGGAAGCCTTTTATTTAAATAAGATCAAAGAGGAATTGTCAGATTATCCGTCCTTAAGAATACCTTCAATAATAAAGGCTACTAAAAGAGTTTTAGTGATGGAGTATATTAAAGGGTATAAAGTTACAAGCGAAGAGGCAAAAAAGATAGTTGATAACAGAATATTGGCATATAGAGTATTTAGATTGTTCATGTATATGTTGCTTAATAAGGACTATTTTCATGCAGATCCTCACCCTGGTAATATAGCGGTTGACGAGCAAGGGAATTTGGTACTCTACGACTTTGGAATGTCTGGAAAAATAGATGAAAAGACTAGAAATCTATTGATTAGGGCATATGTGGCAATGATTAGAATGGATGCAGATTCACTAGTAAGGGTACTAGACGAGTTAGGGGCAATACAGCCTTTCGCGGATAGGAGGGTATTAGCGAAGGGATTGAGGCTTTTCATGCAAGCAATGCAAGGAATAGAAGTTAGTGAATTAGAGCTGGAAGATTTTATGAAACTGGCTGATCAAGTATTCTTTAAGTTTCCACTTAGAATGCCATCTAAACTTGTTCTGCCTTTTAGAATGGTTAACGTTTTAGATGGGACATGTAGAGAAATAGATAAAGATTTTGACTTTGTCAAATCATCTATAACTTTTTTAGAAGAAGAAGGGTATACAACGAAAGTTGTTATAGAACAAGTAAGAGAACTAGTTAATGGAATTTGGAATAGATTTAGGAGCTTTCTATTATCATATTCACAACAGCAAGAGCTGATAAACATACAAAGCAGTAGGAAAGGTAGTGCAATAACTAAT